A single region of the Amphiprion ocellaris isolate individual 3 ecotype Okinawa chromosome 4, ASM2253959v1, whole genome shotgun sequence genome encodes:
- the ogal gene encoding protein O-GlcNAcase — protein MSNPKTGAGRFICGVVEGFYGRPWTMEQRTELFKREQKWGLNTYLYAPKDDYKHRMYWRDPYVAEEAEQLIALISAAKQHNVDFVYAISPGLDITFSNPKEVAALKRKLDQVKEFGCSSFSLLFDDIEREMCAADKQAFSSFAHAQVAITNDVYQHLGKPETFLFCPTDYCSSQCTLTVSLSPYLNAVGENLLPGIDILWTGPKVVSHKISVESIEEVSAVLKRPPVIWDNIHANDYDPQRLLLGPYKDRPTELIPKLRGVLTNPNCEFHPNFVAIHTLATWCKAPADGGQRDVEMGDEEQDPCYSPQKALMLALTDWLQEFMSTDQPGGPRPPVRLKKEPSDEEPMQTDVAESSYVPSPDENPLYTAEPLTLDDLRLLSELFYLPYEHGATARTMLQELDWLKNHGQAATAETEQSAEWRSRAQKFDSMCEAVVQMFNRLSNAPNRSILYDLYNYICDIKSGVDMARFYVKTLGGQGQPSAQVMQDEPEPWRFRGALSGEFQRMLPGHGNRDLFRQPLMTAVYCIRPYCPEDKAEVQKILREMQKGGDATSSPGAQPPLISDSLSTGELSPSPECALVVEDDFGMCGYALALTDVKPAAAKIQRAVSESVLKEFPSLVVVQVLPRVTDPSPAKHMIRRLLSSIRSSGSKGVFCELRHSDRRMINFYSKLGSFKQIEMDGLPQDVLVMAASL, from the exons ATGTCGAACCCAAAGACCGGAGCTGGACGCTTCATCTGCGGGGTGGTGGAAG gttTTTATGGGCGACCGTGGACTATGGAGCAAAGAACCGAGCTGTTTAAAAG GGAGCAGAAGTGGGGTTTGAACACGTACCTGTACGCCCCCAAAGACGACTACAAACACAGGATGTACTGGAGAGACCCGTACGTTGCTGAAGAGGCAG aACAACTGATCGCCCTCATATCAGCAGCTAAACAGCACAACGTCGACTTCGTCTATGCGATCTCTCCTGGCCTGGACATTACTTTCTCCAACCCCAAAGAAGTCGCTGCTCTGAAGAGGAAACTGGATCAG GTGAAGGAGTTCGGCTGCAGCTCCTTCTCTTTGCTGTTTGACGACATTGAGAGGGAGATGTGTGCGGCTGATAAGCAGGCGTTCAGCTCCTTCGCCCACGCTCAGGTGGCCATCACTAATGATGTGTACCAGCACCTGGGGAAACCCGAGACCTTCCTCTTCTGTCCCACAG ATTACTGCTCTTCCCAGTGTACTCTCACCGTCTCCCTGTCCCCATATCTGAACGCTGTGGGAGAGAACCTCCTGCCTGGCATCGACATTCTGTGGACGG GTCCAAAAGTGGTCTCCCACAAAATCTCCGTTGAATCCATAGAGGAGGTGTCTGCAGTCCTGAAAAGGCCACCAGTCATCTGGGACAATATTCACGCCAACGATTACGATCCCCAAAGGCTTTTACTTGGACCCTACAAG GATCGACCCACTGAGCTGATTCCCAAACTGAGAGGAGTTCTCACAAATCCCAACTGTGAGTTTCACCCGAACTTTGTGGCCATTCACACTTTGGCAACGTGGTGTAAAGCTCCTGCTGATGGAGGACAGAGAGATGTGGAAATGG GTGATGAGGAGCAGGACCCCTGTTACAGCCCCCAGAAAGCCCTGATGCTGGCCCTCACTGACTGGCTGCAGGAGTTCATGAGCACCGATCAGCCAGGAG GCCCTCGACCCCCAGTTCGCCTCAAGAAGGAGCCGTCAGATGAGGAGCCCATGCAGACAGACGTGGCTGAGAGCTCCTATGTCCCCAGTCCTGACGAGAACCCGCTGTACACCGCCGAGCCTCTGACGCTGGACGACCTGAGGCTGCTGTCAGAACTCTTCTACCTGCCCTACGAACACGGCGCCACAGCCAGAACCATGCTGCAAGAGCTGGACTGGCTCAAAAACCACGGCCAGGCTGCCACGGCAGAGACAGAGCAG TCAGCAGAGTGGCGTTCAAGAGCGCAGAAGTTTGACAGCATGTGCGAGGCGGTGGTGCAGATGTTCAACCGGCTGTCAAACGCCCCGAACCGCAGCATCCTGTACGATCTGTACAACTACATCTGCGACATCAAGAGCGGAGTTGATATGGCTCGATTCTACGTGAAGACACTCG GAGGCCAGGGCCAACCCTCGGCCCAGGTGATGCAGGATGAACCTGAACCCTGGCGCTTCAGAGGAGCACTCTCTGGAGAGTTCCAG agAATGCTGCCAGGACATGGAAACAGGGACCTGTTCAGACAACCTCTCATGACAGCAGTTTACTGCATACGACCCTACTGCCCTGAAGACAAG GCGGAGGTGCAGAAGATTTTGAGGGAGATGCAGAAAGGAGGAGATGCCACATCCTCCCCGGGTGCACAGCCTCCACTCATCAGCGACAG CCTGTCAACCGGTGAACTCTCCCCTTCCCCTGAGTGTGCTCTTGTGGTGGAGGATGACTTTGGGATGTGTGGTTACGCTCTGGCCCTCACCGACGTCAAACCTGCCGCAGCTAAAATCCAG AGGGCAGTAAGTGAGTCGGTGTTGAAGGAATTCCCCTCCCTGGTTGTTGTACAAGTGCTGCCTCGGGTCACTGATCCGTCTCCAGCCAAACATATGATTCGTCGGCTGTTGTCGTCCATCAGGAGCAGCG GGTCCAAAGGAGTGTTTTGCGAGCTGCGGCACAGCGATCGGAGGATGATCAACTTTTACTCTAAACTTGGCTCCTTCAAACAGATAGAAATGGACGGTCTACCTCAGGACGTCCTCGTCATGGCAGCAAGCCTGTAA
- the cant1b gene encoding soluble calcium-activated nucleotidase 1b isoform X2, producing the protein MRAKENNMMVAACSGEKRRRKGHRSDLIQPTSDKKDEDDISMTSFGIAVRGLPLALASMTQGATSDSRFHPKWRAITVATLLALVLMLYLHRTVGDRDTPTKGYYRNRVHSFQMHSEGEDDTLRKANRQTAQSLALRHKWKKPYNDTYPLSPPEKTLHGVRYRIGVIADLDTASRSAKDQTWFSYMKRGYLTVSDSADRLEVEWDAETVTLESHLAEKGRGMELSELVAFNGHLYSVDDRTGVVYRIEGSQAVPWVILPDGDGSVSKGFKAEWLAVKDEQLFVGGLGKEWTTTSGEVVNNNPEWVKVVGYNGDVEHENWVPHYNALRGAAGIQPPGYLIHESAAWSERLQRWFFLPRRASHEHYDETADERRATNLLLSCPADFSHITVRHVGPLNPTHGFSSFKFVPDTDDQIILALKSEEDAGRIATYIIAFTLDGQVLMPETEIGDVKYEGLEFI; encoded by the exons ATGCGTGCGAAGGAGAACAACATGATGGTTGCAGCGTGTTCAGGGGAGAAGAGGCGAAGGAAGG GCCATAGGAGTGATCTCATCCAGCCCACatctgacaaaaaagatgaagacgatATTTCCATGACCTCCTTTGGTATTGCCGTGCGAGGCCTCCCCCTGGCCTTGGCATCCATGACTCAAGGTGCCACCTCTGACTCGCGCTTCCACCCAAAATGGCGGGCGATTACCGTGGCGACGCTGCTCGCTTTGGTGCTCATGTTATATCTGCACCGGACAGTCGGGGACAGGGACACTCCAACCAAAGGTTACTACCGCAACAGGGTTCACAGTTTTCAAATGCACAGTGAGGGCGAGGATGACACCCTCAGGAAAGCTAACAGACAAACTGCACAAAGCCTCGCTCTCCGCCACAAATGGAAAAAACCTTACAATGACACATACCCGCTAAGTCCACCTGAGAAGACACTGCATGGTGTCCGCTACCGCATAGGTGTCATTGCAGACCTGGACACAGCGTCGAGGAGTGCCAAGGATCAGACGTGGTTCAGCTACATGAAAAGAGGATACCTGACTGTTTCAGATAGCGCTGACAGACTGGAGGTGGAATGGGACGCTGAGACAGTCACCCTGGAGAGTCATCTGGCAGAGAAAGGACGAG GTATGGAGCTGTCCGAGCTGGTGGCCTTCAACGGTCACCTGTACAGTGTGGACGACCGTACAGGTGTGGTGTACAGGATCGAGGGAAGCCAGGCCGTCCCCTGGGTTATACTGCCTGATGGTGATGGCTCCGTCTCCAAAG GATTCAAGGCAGAGTGGCTGGCAGTGAAGGATGAGCAGCTGTTTGTCGGCGGTTTGGGGAAAGAGTGGACCACCACCTCTGGGGAAGTCGTCAACAACAACCCAGAGTGGGTGAAAGTTGTTGGCTACAACGGTGACGTGGAGCATGAAAACTGGGTGCCACACTACAACGCCCTACGGGGCGCAGCAGGGATCCAACCACCAG GCTACCTTATCCATGAATCAGCGGCTTGGAGCGAGCGTCTCCAGCGCTGGTTCTTCCTCCCTCGCCGTGCCAGTCACGAGCACTACGATGAGACTGCAGACGAGCGTCGAGCCACCAACCTCCTCCTGTCCTGCCCTGCCGACTTCAGCCACATAACCGTACGGCACGTTGGGCCGCTCAACCCAACTCACGGTTTCTCCTCGTTTAAATTTGTTCCCGACACGGACGATCAGATCATCCTGGCCTTAAAATCAGAGGAGGACGCCGGCCGGATCGCCACCTACATCATAGCATTTACACTAGACGGCCAAGTGCTGATGCCCGAGACAGAGATAGGAGATGTGAAGTATGAAGGGCTGGAGTTTatttga
- the cant1b gene encoding soluble calcium-activated nucleotidase 1b isoform X1, whose translation MLVAFVAALTRTQQEDMNLHQIKMQKPCRGAKSHRSDLIQPTSDKKDEDDISMTSFGIAVRGLPLALASMTQGATSDSRFHPKWRAITVATLLALVLMLYLHRTVGDRDTPTKGYYRNRVHSFQMHSEGEDDTLRKANRQTAQSLALRHKWKKPYNDTYPLSPPEKTLHGVRYRIGVIADLDTASRSAKDQTWFSYMKRGYLTVSDSADRLEVEWDAETVTLESHLAEKGRGMELSELVAFNGHLYSVDDRTGVVYRIEGSQAVPWVILPDGDGSVSKGFKAEWLAVKDEQLFVGGLGKEWTTTSGEVVNNNPEWVKVVGYNGDVEHENWVPHYNALRGAAGIQPPGYLIHESAAWSERLQRWFFLPRRASHEHYDETADERRATNLLLSCPADFSHITVRHVGPLNPTHGFSSFKFVPDTDDQIILALKSEEDAGRIATYIIAFTLDGQVLMPETEIGDVKYEGLEFI comes from the exons GCCATAGGAGTGATCTCATCCAGCCCACatctgacaaaaaagatgaagacgatATTTCCATGACCTCCTTTGGTATTGCCGTGCGAGGCCTCCCCCTGGCCTTGGCATCCATGACTCAAGGTGCCACCTCTGACTCGCGCTTCCACCCAAAATGGCGGGCGATTACCGTGGCGACGCTGCTCGCTTTGGTGCTCATGTTATATCTGCACCGGACAGTCGGGGACAGGGACACTCCAACCAAAGGTTACTACCGCAACAGGGTTCACAGTTTTCAAATGCACAGTGAGGGCGAGGATGACACCCTCAGGAAAGCTAACAGACAAACTGCACAAAGCCTCGCTCTCCGCCACAAATGGAAAAAACCTTACAATGACACATACCCGCTAAGTCCACCTGAGAAGACACTGCATGGTGTCCGCTACCGCATAGGTGTCATTGCAGACCTGGACACAGCGTCGAGGAGTGCCAAGGATCAGACGTGGTTCAGCTACATGAAAAGAGGATACCTGACTGTTTCAGATAGCGCTGACAGACTGGAGGTGGAATGGGACGCTGAGACAGTCACCCTGGAGAGTCATCTGGCAGAGAAAGGACGAG GTATGGAGCTGTCCGAGCTGGTGGCCTTCAACGGTCACCTGTACAGTGTGGACGACCGTACAGGTGTGGTGTACAGGATCGAGGGAAGCCAGGCCGTCCCCTGGGTTATACTGCCTGATGGTGATGGCTCCGTCTCCAAAG GATTCAAGGCAGAGTGGCTGGCAGTGAAGGATGAGCAGCTGTTTGTCGGCGGTTTGGGGAAAGAGTGGACCACCACCTCTGGGGAAGTCGTCAACAACAACCCAGAGTGGGTGAAAGTTGTTGGCTACAACGGTGACGTGGAGCATGAAAACTGGGTGCCACACTACAACGCCCTACGGGGCGCAGCAGGGATCCAACCACCAG GCTACCTTATCCATGAATCAGCGGCTTGGAGCGAGCGTCTCCAGCGCTGGTTCTTCCTCCCTCGCCGTGCCAGTCACGAGCACTACGATGAGACTGCAGACGAGCGTCGAGCCACCAACCTCCTCCTGTCCTGCCCTGCCGACTTCAGCCACATAACCGTACGGCACGTTGGGCCGCTCAACCCAACTCACGGTTTCTCCTCGTTTAAATTTGTTCCCGACACGGACGATCAGATCATCCTGGCCTTAAAATCAGAGGAGGACGCCGGCCGGATCGCCACCTACATCATAGCATTTACACTAGACGGCCAAGTGCTGATGCCCGAGACAGAGATAGGAGATGTGAAGTATGAAGGGCTGGAGTTTatttga